The window CACCTTCGATATCGTCGCTATTGGAAAACAGCCGATCCTTGAGGTAAAGACCCCCAGGGTGGAGGAGGAGTTTAGGAGAAAGCTCACCTACTTCTTGAGGAGCCTGGGGATGGATGGTCCGTTATGGGAAGAAAGCTCCTGATATTCGCTATAAAAGCCTATCAATATCTCCTTTCCCCTATCTTTGGGGGGAGATGTCGTTTTGAGCCGAGCTGTTCCCATTATGCCATAGA is drawn from Acidobacteriota bacterium and contains these coding sequences:
- the yidD gene encoding membrane protein insertion efficiency factor YidD — its product is MGRKLLIFAIKAYQYLLSPIFGGRCRFEPSCSHYAIEAISRFGARKGLLLSLKRLLRCHPFSSGGYDPVPKRL